The Peromyscus eremicus chromosome 16_21, PerEre_H2_v1, whole genome shotgun sequence genome includes the window TGCTTTCTTCTCTGGCTCTGTCGATTGccttgagacaggacctctctcTGAGCTGGAAGCTGGACATTTTGGATAGCTGACTGTCCAGTGGATCTCAGGATCCACCTCTCTCTGTTCCCGacactgggatcacagacatgtacACCTTCCAGGTTTTGTACCTGGGTGCTGAGGATTAGAAATTAGGTcatcactgagctgtcttcccagcccctatGCCCATTTTTCAAAGTAGATTTGTGCATCTGTTTATCTATATTTTTacttcatatgtgtatgtgtgtatgtacatgcacccgAACAAGgaagtagaggtcagaggacaacttgcaggcgtTGGGGCTCTCCCACCATCTCCCAGAGatcacactcaggttgtcaggcttggcaacctATTGAGTTGTCTTCCTGACCCTCTTTATCTTTTCcagatagggtcttgctgtgtagcccaaacTTGGGGCAGTTATACTGCCTAAGCCTCTTGAATACACAGAGCTACCATATTGTGTTTATTTAGAGACGGACGGTCTCCTTTTGTCGCTCTCCACAccctcagcctcagccttccaggctAGGATTACAGACTTGAGccacctttttaaagattttttggaggggtgggcaggggtggggtgggggcgtggtggtggtggttggcaaaatggtaaaggtgcttgccactgagTCTGACACTTGAATTttatccccaggacctacatggtagaaggagagatcaGACTCTCCCAAGTGCCCTCCTCTGAATCATACACATGCCATGACACGTGTGTGCCCCTGCCCCGTGacataaatgtaaattaaaggctttagggggctagggagatggcctCATTGGTAAACTTCTTGTCTTGTAAGCATGAGAgttggagtttggatccctagaacccactttAAAAGTTGGgtacaagccaggcatggtggtgcatacctttaatcccagcactggggaggcagaggaaagcagcAGCACATTATtgtcatcccagagctggggaggtagagatgaggaggatccctggggtttgctggcctgATAGCcttgctctgggttcagtgagagcccCATCTCCAAACGTAAGATGGTGGCCcccactcatgcacatacagatagcactaattggacttagtgTGTTCTTAAGAACAAGTAGGCAAGGACATGCAGTTGGAGGAGCAGGCAGGGTTTGAAGATGGATAGTTTTGAGTGGATAGTAAGTATTTCAAATTGTGGCCATCTACTCTCTTGGAGTGGGTTAAGGAGAATTTTGGTTTCAATGTTTTGCCTTCTTCCAAGTCCcgtataaaaaaatatatacatagctCTCCCTCTTTGGAGAAAGCCTGTAGAAAAGCGGATAAGAAGGTTCAACAGgaggctgggcggtgatggcataggcctttaatcctagcactcgggaggcagaggcaggtggatctctgtgagttcgaggccagtctggtctacatagagggtTCCAGACTGTCCAGAGATACATAGTTAATCCCTCATCTTTGAAGAAAAAGCATCTAGAAAACCAGTAGAATCAGTGAGTGAGCTGGGGCTGTTGAATGGGGAGCGCCAACCTAGCGTGTGCAAAACTCAGGGGTCTAGCTCTGTAGCCCCCGTACCACAAAGTAAGCAACAAGGAAATCAAGCCAGCTTTGGTAGCAGACTCCGGTAATTCCAGCATTAGGGAGTTACAGCCACATTCCAGACCTTTCTGGGTTATGTaacaagaccctatttcaaaaaaccaaatcaagccaagtggtggcgcacgcctttaatcctagcactcgggaggcagaggcagcgtaatctctgagttcaaggccagccaggccaCACAGGTAAACCCTGTCTGTCAAAACAAGGTAAAAAAGGAggtggtggtgctggagagatgagcccttaagagcgctggctgctcttccagaggacctggcaccctcatggcagctcacacttgtctgcagctccagttccagggcttctgacaccctcataccacatacatgcaaaacaccaataaacagctggagagatggctcagaggttaagagcactcgctgttcttccagaggtcctgagttcagttcccagcaaccacatggtggctcacaaccatctgtaataagatctggtgccctcttctggtgtgcagacagaacactgtatacatcataaataataaatctttaaaaaaaaaaacaagccgggcggtggtggcacacgcctttaatcccagcactgggaggcagagccaggtggatctctgtgagtttgaggccagcctggtctacagagcgagatccaggaaaggcgcaaagctacacaaagaaaccctgtctcgaaaaaccaaaaacaaaacaaaacaacaacaaaaaaacccccccaaaaaaacaaaccaataaacgtaaaataaaagtaaatttaaaaaaagaaaaaaccaaaccaaatctaACCAATTAAAACAACAGTACATAATGAGGAAACAGAGACTAGAAAGGGGCTTGAAAGTACAGCTTCCGGTCCCAGAGCCCAGGTTCCTTCATAGTGTACTTGCTTTCCTAGCTGTCTCCCCAACAGCTGCAAGCTTTTGCCCTTACCTGCAGGAGGCACTGCCAGCTTTTGAAGGCATGGCAGATAAAACTTAACTCAACTTGGCTGTCGCCTGCTTGCTGTGCTAGCCTAATGTTCACAGGCTTCCTATTCCAGAGCCTCCGCAAGAGCATTTTGatttcttctctgtgtaacagcccaacCTGTCCTgcaactctctttgtagaccaggctggcctcgaactcatggagctccgcctgcctctgcctcctgagtgctggaataaaggtgtgcaccaccatgcccagtaaaCATTTAGAGTTCAAAGGAGGCATTTGCTGAGGTTGAGAGATATGCCAGATGTTGTTACTTCTGTTTTACTTTTATGTTTGACGTTCTGGGGCTGGAACTTAGGGCTAGGCCAGTATTTATTGCTAAGCAACACCACCAGcccttagttttatttattacaGATGATAATCTAGAAAAGAGTCTCTGTATGGCTTACTACTCATCATGATAAAAGTAGCCGTCTTCGAGCTCACCACGCAACTGTTCTCGACACCCTGAGACTCCCCGGGTACTCTTCAGGTGGGTTTAGCCCCTGTTGTCTGGCTGGCTTTTCCAGTTACCGAGCTTCTCTGGAGAAGGGCAGCTTTTAAGGATCCTTCCCCTTCTCAGACTGCAGGGTACCAACTGCTGGCTGGCCTTGTTTGGTGCACTTGACTATCCTGGGGTAAGTTGACAGAAGTCCTGATCATGAGTGGGCCGTCTGTCCCTTGCAGGCCAGGCCGGGAAGCTGATGTACGTGATGCACAACTCTGAGTACCCGCTGAGCTGCTTTGCCCTCTTTGAGAACGGCCCTTGTCTGGTTGCTGACACCAACTTCGATGTGCTCATGGTGAAGCTCAAGGGTTTCTTCCAGAGCGCCAAGGCCAGCAAGATCGAGACCCGGGGCACTCGCTACCAGTACTGTGACTTCCTGGTGAAGGTGGGCACGGTCACGATGGGGCCCAGTGCCCGTGGCATCTCTGTGGAGGTAAGACCTTGGTGAAGGACAAGTGGACTATGCTATGGGCTGCACAACAAGGGTTCTGGAAGTTTCCCAGGGCCTGCTTGGTTCAGACTATTCAGTATCTATCTTGCCTCTACTACAGGGGTCTTTGTTTGGGGTCGGGGCAGACTCATGTctcaggccttgaactttctttGTAGCCAAGCTTGATAAATTtatggtcctcctgcttctgcccccaagCGCTGAGATTCCAGGAGTGTACCATTACACCCAGCTTCttccttctgttgttgtttaagaCAGTCTCATTTGGCTTGGACTCTAATTCTTGTGCCTtcacctctgagtgctgggattatagatgtattTCACCATGTCTGGTTTGTGTGGTGCTGAAGGTACAGAGCAGGCCTTGGTGCttgagaggggggagagggagagagggagaaagggagagaagtggggggagagggagtCAGTCTTAGTCTGTAATGTAGCCTGCTCTTGAATTCATGCAATCCTTCTATCTCAGAgattctttagatttattttttattttgggtgtgttggtattttgcctgtgtgtatgtctgtgtaccacatgtgtgcagtgcctacagaagccagaagaaggcatttgattgatgccctggaattggagtcaaaggctttttaaagttgttagtcaccatgtgggtgctagcaaCCAACTCCACTCTCAAGAGCAACATTCAATCTCTGGCCTAGGGTTGAAGTGGGTTCACGGCAAGTAAAAAGCCTAGCAAGACTCACTTGCTGAAAACTGAAGCCATAGTCAGGAAAGCAGAGGATAGGATATAGAGACACCAACCACCCTTCCTAAGAAGGGCCAGAATGGACAGCTTTCTGAGGGGTGTGTGGGAGGTGGGATGTCAGTCATGTGCCTCTGTACCTCTCTTTGTCTTATGAGAGGTCTCCAGAGCTGTGGAACCTTCCTTCTGGCATGAATATGCATATGAGATGCCTTCATCCAGTTGGTTTTTTAGTCAAAAAGATTGCTCTATTTATTGTAGGTGTAGGTGTACATGTACACAGCACATTAGTGGAGATCAGAGCAATCGGTTCTTTCTtcttaccatgtgggtcctggggatcaaactcaggttatcaggtttgatggcaagcatctttattGGCTGGTAGCCTTCATCTCTGACCGTAAATATATAGGTGTTGAAAGTGGCATATGGGGAGTATGGCAGTAGATAGCTTTCCAAATCAAAGTCCACAGCCTGTTCTGTGTCCAGCATTACCTGAGGTtttaacaaacaaaatacaacaagatACAAGCTTGCAGGGCTTAGCTTTTGAAATGTATCCTTTAGTAAGCAAGCAAAGCTGAAACACAAACTTTTTTGAAGCTAGTTTAGAAataccagctgggcagtggtgacacacacctttaatcccagcacttgggaggcagaggctggcgagtctcttgagttcaaagccaacctgctctatggagcaagttccaggacagccagcactgcacagagaaacactgtcttgaaaaaaacaaaaacaaaaaaaaccctgaaaggcATTTGGCGTAGGGAATCAGGCTGTTGAGAGTCCTGCAGACTGTAGTTTCCTGTAGAGCATGTATAGAATAAGGATTCCCAAGGCTGGTGCATGCCTCCtgtctcagcactttggaggtagaggccagaggattctgagtttgaggctagcttggctacataacaagttcaaggccagcttgagctacacagtTAGATCCTGTCACAGAATAAGAACCAGAGGAAAGTGATTCTGGGGAGTATCCCTGGTAGAGAAATGTACCCTAGTGACAGTTTCTTTTCAGGAACCTCCAGGACCAAGATCCTGTAGTCTTTTCAATGTGTAACTCTGAATGGTAGCAGTGGTAGTAGGAGGGAGAGAAGCAAGCCTCGTCCTTGTCCTTACCCTTGCTGTCTTCTTCTGTCCCAGGTGGAGTATGGCCCTTGTGTGGTGGCTAGTGACTGCTGGAgcctcctgcttgagttcctacagAGTTTTCTAGGTAGCCACACGCCAGGGGCCCCCACAGTatttgggaacagacatgatgcTGTGTATGGGCCAGCAGATACCATGATACAGTACATGGAACTCTTCAACAAGATCCGAAAACAGCAGCAAGTGCCAGTGGCTGGCATCCGTTAGTGACTGGCAGCTGCctacctgctgagctgtcacCAGGGTACTGCCCAGGAGGAGCAGGTGCTGCACTCGGGGTCCTGGGCCCCTGGCCCCAGCTGGTTTCCAGCTGTAGCCCATGTGCTGGGGCTCTGGACCCCCCTCCTGACCCATTTCAGCTGTTTTTTACTTCATGCCTTAAATGGATTTGGCTTGTCCTCAAGGATGGTAATTGTGAAGAATGGAGAAGCTTGGGCCTTTCCTGCTGTAGGTTATCGGCAGGACAGGGTTGTCCCTGCCAGCTCTGAAGGTGAAGActgtctgtgaccccagctccCGAGGATTTGGTATAAGACACAGTGGCCACACACTGCTGTATGTGGCTGTACTGGGTGGAGCCCCTGCTTGAGGACATGGCTGGCCTCTCCTGGAGATGGTTGGGTGGCATGACGGGATTGCTGTTGCTTTCTGGCTGTTGGCCGTAGTGATGGCGAACAGAACTGAGTCTGCTCGAGTGTTGCTTTCATCCTTTGAACTATGATGGCCTCCCTTTCTGTTTTGGAGTGTGTGAGCCCATAGGCTAGGCTTCTAGCAACACCAAAGTGTGGGCTCTTCCTGcacattttatcttttcttacCCAATAGTTCAGAGGCAGTCAGTTCCCCAGGGCGAATTAACTGTAGGGTTAGCACAAACTAGGCTTCTTACGTCTTATTGTTGGGTCACCCCAGTAATGTTTTCCTTACCACAGGATCTGAGCACACTCATTTGCTCCATGttcacagtccactgagggaagagagagagaagggaggtttCCCGCCAGAGTTGCTCAAATCACTTTGTTTAGGATCTCCTGCTGTGCTTCACAAGTTGTCTTCTTGTCAAACGTGAGCCTTGAAGTTACTCATTGATACCATTGCTTACCTACCTCATCCCTGCCACAGAAACAGTTAACCAGGCTAACATTCGAGATGCACATAGATAGGCTTGGGAAAATTGTTAGTATACAAAGTGTAGGGTGTCACTGAGAGTCTGTCCTCAAGTCCGCTAAGCAGACTTCCCAGCGCATGTTTTACACACCGCAGCTGCCAGGCGCTGCTCACACTTACCCTAGCTCTGGCTGTAGGGTCTGTTATCCACGTTGCTCACTGCTCCTTTCCCTCGCTTTTGTTGTTAatgtttgttcgttttgtttcTGCACTTTAAAAATTGAGGTATGTTTTGGGTATCACAATAAAATCTACAAATACTACATTTGGGCCTTCTATGTTTGGTCTTGTTGCAGTCTATTTACTTTGTACTCTCTATAGGTTGCCTCAGATCTTTTGTGGTTGAGACAGTGTGCAGGCAGAATTTGGAACATACATGCTCCTGAAAACACAGCTGTTAAATGCAGTAAACATGGACTCCTGGCACCTACATAAGAAGGGGCCCAGTTCTTAGAAGATAAAGAGAAGCGTGTACAATCAACATCTTGTTAGTTGTAGTTGGCTTACTTGCACATTCCCAGTGTtctttattttggtgtttttttttttttttttaagatttttgtttttaattatttgtgtgtgtgtgtgtgtgtgtgtctgtctgtctgtctgtgtctgtgtgcgcgcgcacactcCACGCCATGCCCGCCAGGCCATGCGCACGGTCCCcttaggagccagagggaggCATCCGATTCCCCGGCTCTGGTGTTCCaggcagatgtgggtgctgggaactgagtcagtcttctgtaagagcggcaagcactcttaactagtAGGCTGTCTCTTCAGTCTTTCACTCTGTTCTTTtccatttgaactcaggtctgacTAGCTTTAAACCTAGTGACATGAGATGAAGCTTGAAGAATGGCCACATGAGTGCTTTGCTTTGTCCTTGTCACTTAACGGGAGCATGGCACTGAAAGAACCTGCCTCAGCAGAACCCCTGATAATGGAGCGGGTGACAGCTCTGCTGGCAGAGCACCAGAACTGAACTGTGACTGGTGGGAAGGCCGTGTGTCATCTGGCCACCATGTGCAAATCTGGATGCGGCTTCTTGGAATACTGTGGGACACATTTGACATCATGTAACTGCTTGAAAGTTCCAGTTGCGTACACGTTGGGATTATTTGTATAAATTTAAGGGAAAGAGGGATGATTATCATCATTTTATAAATACTAGAATCTGGGGCTTCTGATTCAGccagacttgctggccagcaagcctcaggaatCTGCTGCGATTACACACGTATTCCTCCACACTTGCCTTTTTACCTG containing:
- the Med20 gene encoding mediator of RNA polymerase II transcription subunit 20 isoform X2, coding for MPVAEGRSVQQTVELLTRKLEMLGAEKQGTFCVDCETYHTAASTLGGQGQAGKLMYVMHNSEYPLSCFALFENGPCLVADTNFDVLMVKLKGFFQSAKASKIETRGTRYQYCDFLVKVGTVTMGPSARGISVEVEYGPCVVASDCWSLLLEFLQSFLGSHTPGAPTVFGNRHDAVYGPADTMIQYMELFNKIRKQQQVPVAGIR
- the Med20 gene encoding mediator of RNA polymerase II transcription subunit 20 isoform X1; protein product: MGVTCVSQMPVAEGRSVQQTVELLTRKLEMLGAEKQGTFCVDCETYHTAASTLGGQGQAGKLMYVMHNSEYPLSCFALFENGPCLVADTNFDVLMVKLKGFFQSAKASKIETRGTRYQYCDFLVKVGTVTMGPSARGISVEVEYGPCVVASDCWSLLLEFLQSFLGSHTPGAPTVFGNRHDAVYGPADTMIQYMELFNKIRKQQQVPVAGIR